CGCTGTTGATCAGATGGAGAGCGTGGAGGATGGCCGCGCTCGTCCGCCAGCACTCGCGGGCCTGCGCGTTGTCTCCCAGATCCTGATACGCCCGGCCCAACCCCCACCAGTGCTCCGCCATGTGGTAGGTCCCGACGGTGCCGCCCGCGAGATCGGCCTCCAGTGCCTCGTGATAGCAGAGGGTCGCCATGTCCGGCCGACCGGCGAGACGGTGCGTCTCCGCCAGGTGTCCCAGGCTCAGGGCGGTGCTCACCGGATCCCCGGCCTCCCGCGAGAAGGCGGCCGTCTCGGCGGAGGAGCGGGCCGGCTCGTCGAGCGGCCCCACGCGGCGAGCGGTGATGTCAGGGTCGGCCGGTGCGGCCACCTCACCTCCGCGATCACCCGGACGCCCCGCCGCCAGGACCGGCGACTCTCCGAAGGAGCCCCGCTGCCCCCGGCCGCCCCACCCGTACGACGGCTGGTGCGGGACGGCGCCGTGGACGATCGAGAGACCGGTGCCGTCCCCCGCCGCGCCGGGCACCTGGCGCGCGGTGGAGATCAGGTCGGCCATCTTGGCGTTGAGCCATCGGGGGTCGGTCGTGAAGCCGTCGGCCGCCATGTTGAAGCGGCCGAGCGCCATGTGCCCGAACTTGGCGTTCCGCTTGGTCCGCCGGTCGCGTACGTCGCCGAGGGCGCAGGCGATGACGAGAGAGCTGTGCAGCGCCCGCCGTACGGCCTGCACCTGCTCCTCCTCGGTCTCCTCCTGCCGGGTTCGTTCGCGGGCGAACAGGCAGAGCAGGTCGTGCATGCGATACCGGTCGGTGTCGCGGACCTCGAGGAGCTGGACGTCCGCGAGATGATCCAGGAGGTTCGCGGTCTGCTCCTCCGAGCGGTTGGCCAGCGCCGCGGCGACCGCGACACTGATGTCGGATCCGCCGAGCAGGCCCAGCAGCCGGAACATGCGGGAGTGCTCGGCGTCCAGGCTGCGGTAACTCACCATGAAGCAGGCCCGGACCGCCCGGTCGTCGGCCTGCAACTCGGACAGGCGGTGATCCTCGACCGCGAGACGGTCGGCGAGGACCCGCAGCGACAGGCCCGGCCGGGCGATCAGCCGGGCGGCGGCGATCCTGATCGCGAGCGGCAGGCCGCCGCAGAGCCGTACGATCGCGCGCGCCGCCCAAGGATCGGCGGCGACGCGCTCGTCGCCGATCAGGCGGCTCAGCAGGGTGATCATCTCGTCCTCGGCCATGACGTCGAGGCGGAGATGCGCGACGGCGTCCAGGGAGGTCAGCATCCTCCGGGCGGTGATCAGCACGCAGCAGGTGGGGCTGGCGGGCAGCAACGGCCGTACCTGCGCGGCGTCCCGGGCGTTGTCGAACAGGAAGAGCAGGTGTTTGCCGTCGGTCAGCGAACGAAACCGCGCGGCCGCCTCGTCCACCTCGGTCGGCACGACCGCGTCGTCGCCGCCGAGGGAGCGTAGGAGACGGGCGAGAACCTCGGCAGGGTTCAGCGGCTTGACGTTGGGGGTGGAGCCGTGCAGATTCACGTAGAGCTGCCCGTCGGGAAACCGGTCCGCGATCTGGTGGGCGACGTGTACGGCGAACGCCGACTTGCCGATCCCGGCCGCTCCGGCGACCGCGGAGACGACGATGTGGCCCGGACTCGCGGAGATCAGCGCCGTCCGTAGCCGTGAGACCTCGGCGGCGCGCCCGGTGAAGGCGGCCGAGTCGATCGGGAGCTCGGCCGGGGCGAAAACCCTTCGGGCGACGATCGACGGTGACGGTGCCGCCAGCGCGGAGTCGTCGACGAGGATCTGCTGGTGCATGCGGATCAGGTCCGGGCCGGGATCGACGCCCAGCTCCGCGGCGAGCATCTCCCGCGCGCGCTGGTACACCGCGAGCGCGTCGGCCCGGCGGCCGGAGCGGTACAGGGCGAGCATGAGCTGTGCCCGGAGCCGTTCGTTCAGCGGGTCCCTGCGGGTCAACGCCTCCAGATCGGGAAGCGCCTCGCCGTGCTGGCCCAGCGCCAGACGGGCCTCCAGCGAGGCGTCCATGACGGTCGTCCTCAGCCGCTCCAGCCGCGCCGCCTCGCCCCGCAACGGCTCGGGCAGGGACAACCCCTCCAGAACCGCCTCGGCGCGCCAGAGGCCCAAAGCCCGGGTGCACCGTTCGAGTGCGACGTCATTTCGCCCTTCGGATAACATCAGGCGTCCTTGAGCGGCGAGTTCTTCGAACAATCTCACGTCTATTTCACCGGGGGCGACCCGGAGCACATACCCGTTTGAACCCGCCTCGATCCGGGAAGGCGAACCGAGCACCCGGCGCAGCGCGGAGATATAGGTGTAGAGGTTCGACTCGGCGTTGGCGGGAGCGTGTTCACCCCACAGCCAGTCGAGCATCCGATGGGTGGGGATCGCCTTACCGGCATTGAGCAGGAGGGCGGCGAGCAACACCCGCTGTTTGCGTCGTCCAAGTGCGATCGGCTGTCCATTGGCCGTCCGCACTTCGATCGGTCCAAGAATCTTGAAATCCATCGGCATCACTCTTCAGCGCATACCATGCACCAACATGAACCGTACAAATGCGTATAAATCTGTGTTTACATAGCGACTCATGATCGCGGGCTGCAACTTCGGAGGGTACTCACCTAAAGGGAAGAAAAAGATTACGCGGCCGGTGCTCCCGGGCAGTCGAACTCCAGTGCGGCGTTCACCAACGCGTGTCGTGATCGCCCCCGGTCGATCATTCCGACCAGGGGCGTCGTGCGCGACGGGAGGGTCGCGTCACGGCATGGACCCTGGGTTTTGGACCTTGGACCTTGGACCTTGGACGCGCCGACCGGTACCGACCGGCGCCGACCGCCCGTCCGCGCGCACGGCATGGATCCTGTGCGCGCCGATCGGCACCGCCCGTCCGCGCGTACGGCGTGGATACTGGGCATGCTGCCCGGCGCCGGCAGCCACCGCTTCCCGCGTCACCGGGTGGTCGGGTTCTCCCCGGTTACGGTGACGCGGGTCGGCGGGGTCGGCGACGCCGCCGAACGCCCTCCCGGAGTCGTCCGGGACCTCCCCGCTTCCGGTGAGGAGGGGCGGCGCCGCTGAGCGCCCCGGAGTCGTCCGGGACCTCTCCGGTCCGGTGACACGCGGGGCGGCAGGTCTTCCGGATCAGCCCTCCGCGCGCTTCTGACGCTCGTTGTAGGCCCTCATCCGGGGGGGATAGCCGGTCAGCTGCACGTCGTAGACGGGCAGGGCCAGGTCGCGGGCCACCTTGCGGATCACCGCGGGGGAGCCGACCCGGCGCCGGGTCCACTCACCGTCGTCGGCGACGGCCACCGCCGTGGTGTTCGTCGCGAAGGTCTCGGGCTCGACGTAGAACTCGACACCACGGCGTGACTTCGCGAAGGCGATGAGCGCCTCGATGTCGGCGTCGGTCGTGGCGCGGTCGAACTTGGCGATCTTCGGCCCGCGCAGCCGCCTCAACCCATAGCGATCTCGCCATCTCATATTTCCTTGTATACCTCTCCTGCTCGTTCCATGGCGGAAGGCCAGGGATGGGTCTCAGGGGCTTATGGGGGTTCATCCTGATATACGGGGCCGACAATCTGGACGAGCATTGAGGTCGAAGCGGCGACGAAAGGGTATCGGTCTCATGGCAGGCACAGCGACACCAGCGGGCCCGGAATACGGGAGAGTGCCGGCGGCAGGCCCCCAGCCCGGTCACGCGGGGCTTCGGGTCAGCGACCAGGACCGCGAGCGGGTGGTCGAGCACGTCCAGACCGCCTACGCGGAGGGCAGGTTCGACAAGACCGAGTTCGACGACAGGCTGGAACGGGCCATGACGGCCCGCGTCCACGGAGACCTCGTCCCGATCATGAACGAGCTGTACGGCACCCACCCGGCCAGGCTCGCGCCCTACCCGCCCGTCGCGGGCCGGGTCGCGTACGGTCACCACGCGTCCGCCGACAGGCGGGGTGAGACCGGAGCCGAGCGTCTCGGCGCGGTGGCGTCGCACCTGCTCCCGCTGGTCGGCTTTCCCGTCATCGGCCCGGCCGTCATGATGCTCACCGCGGGCAGGACGTCGCCCTACGTCCGGGCGCACTCGGTGGAGGCCCTCAACTTCCAGCTGACGATGCTCGCGGCCACCATCGTGCTGGCGATCACGGTCATCGGTTTCGTCCTGACACCCCTGCTCTGGATCGGCGGCGTGGTCCTGTCCGTGGTCGGCGCCGTGGCCGCGGCGGGCGACGGCGACTTCCGATACCCCCTCACCCTGCGTCTCGTGAAATGACACCCGCGGCGTTCCGCGAGAGGACACCCGCGGTGTCTCGTGAGGCGACAGCCGCGGTGTCTCGTGAGGCGACACCCGTGCGAAACGACGTGCGCGGGATGTGACACCCGCACAGGACGTGACATCCGCGCGGCGGGACGTCAGAGCATGAGGGAGCGGACCATGTCGACGGTGTCGGCCTGGTCCGCGGTCTTGTCGGTGCGGTAGCGGATGACCCTGGCGAAGCGCAACGCCATGCCGCCGGGATAGCGGCTCGACTGCTGCACGCCGTCGAAGGCGATCTCGACGACCATCTCGGGGCGGACGGTGACCGTCCAGCCGTCGGTGGGACCCTCGGCGATACCGAGGAAGCGGTCCGTCTGCCAGGCGAGCAACTCGTCGGTCAGGCCCTTGAAGGTCTTGCCGAGCATGACGAACCCGCCGGTCAGCGGGTCGCGGGCACCCAGGTGCAGATTGGAGAGCCTGCCCTCGCGGCGGCCGTGGCCCCATTCGGCGGCCAGGACGACGAGGTCGAGCGTGTGCCGGGGCTTCACCTTGATCCACCCGGCGCCGCGCCGCCCGGCGGCATAGGGCGTCAGGAGGGACTTGACCACCACGCCCTCGTGGCCGCTCCTGATCACGTCCTTGAAGAACGCCTCGCCGTCCGCGACGTCGCCGGTGACCAGGCGGGGGGTCACCAGCTCCGGGGGCACGGCGGCGGCCAGGGCCGCGTGGCGCGCCTCACCCGGCAGGTCGAGCAGGTCGGCGCCGTCGACCCGCAGCGCGTCGAAGAAGAAGACGCTCAGCGGGGTTCTCTCGCGCACGCGCGGCACGTCGGTGCGGCTGGACACGCGGCCCGAGGTGACCTGGAAGGGCTCGGGGCGGCCGTCGGCGCGCAGCGCGATGACCTCGCCGTCGAGGACCAGGTCGCGGGAGGGCAGGACGCTCATCGCCTCGACCAGCTCGGGCACCTGCGCGGTGATGTCCTCGAGGGCGCGGGTGAAGACGGTGACCCGGTCGCCCGAGCGGTGTGCCTGGACCCTGACGCCGTCGAGCTTCCACTCGACGGCGACCGGCCCGCCGAGCTTGCCGAACGCGGTCGCGATGGAGGTGGCGCTCTGGGCGAGCATCGGCGACACAGGGCGGCCGACCTCCAGGTGGAAGGCGCGCAGCGCCTCGACCCCGCCGTCCAGGGCGGCGGCGCCGACGGCGGGAAGCCAGCCGCGCAGCGTCAGCGCCCGCCTGACCTCGGCGGCCGGCACCCCGGCCGCCTTCGCCACGGCCTCGACCATCACTCCCTCAAGCGCGCCCTGGCGCAGCTCGCCCCGGAGCAGCCGCGACAGGAAGACCTGCTCCTGGCGGGTGAGGGCGCCGAACAGCTCGGAGACCAGCGTCCTGCGCGCGCCCTGCGACCCGGGACCGGCCAGGGCCTTGATCCGGTCGAGGAGGTCGTGGACCCCGCGCAGGGTGGCGGTGGCGGCCAGCCGGGGCTCGGGCGGGTCCTGCAGGCTCGTCCAGCCCACCCCGACGTTGCGCTGCGGCAGCTCCCCGGAGAGGTAGGCGATGGCGATCTCCGCCTCGTCCGGCTCGACCCTGCCGAGCAGCTCCGCGAGGTGGGCGGTCTTCGCCAGCCGGGCGGAGCTGGCGGTCACGGCCGCCGAGGTGCGCGCGAGGTCGATCAACAACACAATGGCCAGCTTAAGAGCTACAAGCGGCATTTCGGTGAGGTGAAGCGCTGCTTTTCGGAGTCATCGCGTTTTCGGGAGAGGGAACCTTCCCCTGAACCCCACTGAACGTGAGATGACCGCCCGGTTAAGGCACGCGGGGGACGCCGGTGGACACGGGGGACGGGACGGACGAGGAGGGCGGGAAGACGCGGAGGACACCGGGGACAGGGGGACGCGGAGCCAGAGACGCGGAGGCCACCGGACACCGGGATGTGACAGGACACGTCGGGCGGGCCGCCCGTCGCCGGTGAGGCCCGCCCGCCCGTGCCGTCTCGCCCCGGTTGTCAGCTCACGCCGAGCAGGTCCACGACGAAGATGAGCGTCTCGCCCGGCTTGATGCGGGCGCCCGCACCGGCGCTGCCGTAGCCGAGGTGCGGCGGGATGGTGAGACGGCGGCGGCCGCCGACCTTCATGCCCGCGACGCCCTGGTCCCAGCCCGCGATGACCCGGCCCCCGCCCAGCGGGAACTGGAAGGTGTCGCCGCGGTTCCACGACGCGTCGAACTCCTCGCCCGTCGAGAAGGCCACGCCGACGTAGTGCACGGTGACCTGGTGTCCCGGCTTGGCCTCCGGGCCGTCCCCTACGACGATGTCGACGATCTCCAGCTCCGAGGGCGGGGCGCCTTCCGGAAAGTCGATCTCCGGCTTCTCCAGTGCCACGTGGTTCTCCTTGGTTGGATACGCGCCGGTCGATTTCCGACCGGCCGCACGACTCTACGGGTTCCGGAGCCGCCACGAGAGACATGGGGGGCAGGGACGGCTTCCGCGTCGTTCTTCCCAGGGAGCGGGGAGGGTGGACTCGCGCACGGGGGCGGCGAGACGCGCCGCCCGGGTATCACTTCGCGCACGGGCGGCGGTCATCGGCGCCGCGGGTGCCCGCGGCGCGTGGAGCCATGAGAAGAGTCACTGGGGAGCGCTCTCTGAGAAAGAGAGTGACCCGCTCCGCGGGGAGTGTCAAGAGCTCGGCGCGGCGTCATGGAACATGTCGGAAACGCGACCTTAATGTGACCTTTCGCGGTGGGAACGCTCCATTCATCGAAAAATTCGGCCGTGAAATCCTTCTGACCTGCGGAAACATTCAAAAGCCTGGGAGAGCGCTCTCCGTAAAAAGCTGATCGCCAGGCTCCGATCGGCGCCGGGGGGGCCGTTGACACGTAACCCGCTGGGCATCAATCTGCTCAGGGAGCGCTCTCTCCATGATCACTTATGAGGACCCTAGGAGGGTTCCATGCGTAAGTTACGCCACCGGTTCCTCGCCCCGATGGTCGCCGTTTCCGCCCTGGCCCTCGGCCTCACCGCCTGCGGCGGCGGTGACGCGGAAACCGCCGGGAGTGGCGGGACGGCCTCCCCGCCGGCCGAGAAGATCAAGCTGACCGTCGGGTTGTTCAGCGACTTTCACTACGCGCCGCTGTACGAGGAGTTCAAGAAGACCCACCCCAACGTGGAGATCGTGGAGCGCCGCGCGCAGTTCAACGACCACCACACCAACCTCATCACCCAGCTGACCACCGGCGCGGGCGCCGCGGACGTGGTCGCCGTCGAGGGCGGTTACATCGGCGCCTTCACCCCCGTGCCGGACAAGTTCCACAACCTCAAGGAATACGGCCTGGACAAGCGCCAGAGCGAGTACCTCGACTGGAAGTGGAAGCTGGGCGTCTCCAACGACGGCTCCTCGCTCCTGGGCCTGGGCACCGACGTCGGCGGCCTGGCCATGTGCTACCGCCCCGACCTGTTCAAGAAGGCCGGTCTGCCCACCGACCGCGAAGAGGTCGGAGCGCTCTGGCCGACGTGGGACGCCTACATCGAGACGGGCAAGAAGTTCGTCGCGGGCAAGGTGGAGGGCGCCAAGTTCACCGACGGCCCCGGTGAGCACTTCCGCGCCATGGTCGAGCAGGCCCCCATCGGCTTCTACGACGCCCAGTACAACATCGTCGCCGCCACCAACCCCGACGTGCGCAAGGCGTACGACACGGGCGTGCAGATGATCGACGCCGGTCTGTCGGCCAACCTCGCGGCCTTCTCGCCGCCGTGGAACACCGGCATCGCCAAGGGCACCTTCGCCACCATGGTCTGCCCGGCCTGGAAGACCGGCACGATCAAGGACCAGAAGCCCGGTGAGGGCACCTGGGACATCGCCGCGGTGCCCGGTGGCGGCGGCAACCAGGGCGGTACCCACCTGATGCTGCCCAAGCAGGGCAAGCACCCCAAGGAGGCAGCGGCGCTGATCGACCTGCTGACCAACAAGGAGAGCCAGATCAAGCTCTTCACGGAGGCCAGCGCGCTGCCCTCGCTGCCCGCCCTGTACGACGACCCCGCGGTGAAGGACTTCGTCAACCCGTACTTCGGCAACGCGCCGATCGGCAAGATCTTCACCGACGCCGCCAAGGCGCTCAAGCCGCAGCCCGTCGGCCCCAAGGCCGGTGACGTCCTGCAGGCGATCGGCAACGGCCTCCAGCGGGTCGACCAGGGCAAGCAGAACGCCGAGGAGGCCTGGGCGCAGGCGCTCAAGGACGTCAGCAGGATCAAGTAGTCGCCCCCGGCCGGCTGGTCTCGCACCGGTCGGCCACCTGCTTGTGCCCCTGTCCCCGTGAGCGGCGTGCGTCCCGTGCCGGTGAGCCGCGTGGCTCCCACGACGGGTCGCATGCCTCCCGCCGTCCGACGGACGCCGTCCGACGAGCGCCGTCCGACGAGCGCCGTCCGACGAGCGCCGTCCGACGAACACCGTCTGACGAACACCGTCCAACGAATCGCCGAAAGGAGCTGCCATGGCCACCCGCGCGCCCGATCGCCTGGCGGCGGTCCCACCGAACAGGCCGGTGGGACCTCGCCGCCGCCTCCGCCGTCATCTGGTTCACCAACTCGACGTCAAGGGCTCGCCGTACGCCTACGTGGCCCCGTTCTTCCTGCTGTTCTCCGCCTTCGGGCTGTTCCCCCTGGCGTACACCGCCTGGGTGAGCCTGCACGAGTGGACGCTGCTCCAGGACGAGCACCCCTTCGTCGGCCTGGAGAACTTTAGGACGCTGCTCGCCGACGACTACTTCTGGAACGCCACCTTCAACACCCTGTCCATCGGGGTGCTGTCCACGGCGCCGCAGCTGCTGCTGGCCATCTGGCTGGCCCACCTGCTCAACCGGCCGCTTCGGGCGCAGACCTTCTTCCGCATCACGCTGCTGCTGCCCAACGTGACCAGTGTGGTCGCGGTGGTGGTCATCTTCAGCCAGCTGTTCGGCCGGGACTTCGGCATGATCAACTGGGTGTTCTCGCTGGTCGGCGTTGACGGCGTCGCCTGGAACGAGGGGGTGCTGAGTTCCCACTTCGCCATCTCCACCATGATCATGTGGCGGTGGACGGGTTACAACGCCCTGATCTTCCTGGCGGCGATGCAGGCCGTGCCGCGCGAGCTGTACGAGGCGGCCACCATCGACGGTGCGAGCGGGATGACCCAGCTCCGCAAGATCACCATCCCGATGATCAAGCCCACGATCATCTTCGTCGTCATCACCTCGACGATCGGTGCGATGCAGATCCTCGCCGAGCCGCTGCTGTTCAGCTCCTACATCATCACCGGCGGGGTGGACCGGCAGTACCAGACGCTCTCGCTGTTCATCTACGAGAACTTCACCAAGCTCGACTTCGGCTACGCCTCGGCCATCTCCTGGATGATGTTCGTCTTCATCGTGGTGGTCGCCGGCATCAACTACCTGCTCACCCGTCGCGGGAAGGGAGGGCTGGCGTGAGCGCCCACACCGCCGTCGCCGCGGCCCGTCGCTCCGGCAGCGCCGCCCGCAGGCTCACCTACCTCACGCTGACCGCGGTGGCGTTCTTCTCGATGCTGCCGCTCTACTACAGCATCGTGGTGGCCTCGCGGGACAACGCCGCCCTGGCCGACGTCCCGCCGCCGCTGATACCCGGCGGCAACTTCTTCGCCAACGTCGCCCGCGTCTTCGACACGGTCCCCTTCGCCCTGGCGATGCTCAACTCCGTCATCGTCTCCGGCTCCGTCGCGCTCGCGGTGATGTTCTTCTCCACGCTGGCCGGGTTCGCCTTCGCCAAGCTGCGCTTCCGCGGGCGCAACGCCCTGCTCCTGCTCACCGTGGCGACGATGATGGTGCCGACCCAGCTCGGCATCATCCCGCTCTACATGCTGATGGTGAAGCTGGAGTGGACCGGCACCATGTACGCGCTGATCGTGCCCGCGCTCGTCAACGCGTTCGGCGTGTTCTTCATGACCCAGTACCTCTCCCGGGCGCTGCCGACCGAGCTGCTCGAGGCGGGGCGGGTCGACGGCTGCAGCACCTGGGGCCTGTTCTGGCACGTCGTGCTCCCGGCCGCCCGCCCGGCGGCGGCCGTGCTCGGCATGCTCACCTTCATGTCGGTCTGGAACGACTACTTCTGGCCGCTCGTCGTCCTGACCCCGGAGGATCCGACGGTCCAGGTCGCACTGTCCACACTGGCCAGCGGATACGTCAACGACTACGTGCTCGGCCTGGCGGGTACCACGCTCGGCACGCTGCCACTGGTCATCGTGTTCGCTCTACTCGGTAAACAGATCATCGGAGGAATCATGCAGGGAGCGGTGAAGGGATGACCGTCGTCGGCACTCGGGGGGCCACCCTTACGGAAGGGCGTGCGGACTTCCCCACCGGTTTCGTCTGGGGCGCGGCCACCGCGTCCTACCAGATCGAGGGAGCCGTGAAGGAGGACGGCCGCGAGCCCTCGATCTGGGACACCTTCTCTCGTACACCGGGCAAGGTCGTCGGGGGTGACACCGGCGACGTGGCGTGCGACCACTACTTCCGCCACGCCGACGACATCCGGCTGATGACCGAGCTGAACCTGGCCGCGTACCGGTTCTCGGTGGCCTGGCCCAGGGTCCAGCCGTACGGCAAGGGGCCCGTCAACACGCGCGGCCTCGACTTCTACAGCCGCCTGGTGGACAGGCTGCTCGAGGCGGGCATCACGCCGTACGCCACCCTCTACCACTGGGACCTCCCGCAGGCGCTGGAGGACGCGGGCGGCTGGCCCGAGCGCGACACCGCCCACCGCTTCGAGGAGTACGCGGCGGCCGTGCACGCGCGGCTGGGGGACCGGGTCCGCAACTGGACGACCCTCAACGAGCCGTGGGTCGCGGCCTTCCTCGGCTACGGAAACGGGGTGCACGCGCCCGGCAGGACCGACGCCGCGGCGGCATTCCGCGCGGCCCATCACCTGTTGCTGGGGCACGGGATGGCGGCGCGGGCGCTCCGTGAGGGCGGCGCGGAGGAGATCTCGCTGGTCCTGAACTTGTCACCGGTGATCACCCCTGCCCAGGTGGACGACCCGGGGGCCGAGACCTCGGAGGCGGACGCGGAGGCGGTCAGCCGGATCGACACCCTGCTGGTCAGGCAGTTCATCGAGCCGGCGCTGCGCGGGGAGTATCCCGCGGAGTTCCTCGACATCGTCGGGCGCAACGGCGGCGTCGACCACATCCAGGCCGGTGACCTGGCGACCATCAACCAGCCGATCGAACTGGTGGGGATCAACTACTACAACCCGTGCGTCGTGGAGGCGAGTCCCGGTGAGGCGGCCGACGCGGCGTGGCCGGGCAGCGAGGACATCCGGTTCTGCCCCGCGGACGGCGTGCCCGCCACCGCGATGGGCTGGCCGATCGTGCCGAACGGGCTCTCCCGCCTGCTGGTGCGGCTCTCCGACGACTATCCGGAGGTCGGCCTGATCATCACCGAGAACGGCGCGGCCTTCGACGACGTCGTGGAGGACGGCCACGTCCACGACACCCGCAGGACCGAGTATCTGGACGGCCACCTGCGCGCCGTGCACGCCGCGATCGCCGACGGGGCGGACGTGCGTGGTTACCTGGTCTGGTCACTGCTGGATAATTTCGAGTGGGCCGAAGGGTACCGGCGTAGGTTCGGAATCGTGCACGTCGACTTCGCCACCCAGCGGCGCCTGCTCAAGGACAGCGCGCTGTGGTACCGCGATGTCATCGCGCGTAACGGACTGTAATCGACTGTAGGGGAAGAACACGATGAGACGACCCACCCTGGAGGCGGTCGCCGCCCGTGCCGGGGTCTCCCGGTCGACCGTCTCCCGGGTGGTGAACGGCCAGACCACGGTCACCGCCGACATCCGGGACCTGGTCATGCGCGCGGTGAACGAGCTCGGCTACGTCCCCAACGGGGCGGCGAGGAACCTGGTGACCCAGCGGACCAACTCGGTCGCGCTGGTCGTCTCGGAGTCGCCGAACCGGGTGTTCTCCGACGACCCGATGTTCTCCACCGTCATACGCTCTGCCAGCCTGGAGCTGGAGGCCGTCAACAAGCAGGTCGTGCTGCTGCTGGCCGGGTCGCCGGAGAGCCACGCCCGCGTGGAGCACTACATCGCCGGCGGCCACGTCGACGGCGTCATGCTCGTGTCCAGCCACGGGGCCGACCCGCTGCCGGTCGCGCTCACCCGGCTGCGCGTCCCGGTCGTCTCCTACGGCAGGCCCGCCGTGCCGGTCGCGATGCCGTACGTCGACAACGACAACGTCGACGGCGCGGCCACGGCCGTGCGGCACCTGCTGGAGCGGGGCAGGCGGCGCATCGCCACCATCGCCGGGCCGCTGGACATGATAGGCGGGCAGGACCGGCTGGCCGGTTACCGCGAGGTGCTCCGCGACTCCGACCGCCGCTCGATCATCGCGGTCGGCGACTTCACCCGCGAGTCGGGGGCGATCGCGATGCGGCAGCTGCTGGCCGACGACCCGGAGATCGACGCGGTCTTCGCCGCGAACGACCTGATGGCGATCGGCGCGATGCACGCGCTCCGCCAGGCGGGCCGGCGGATCCCCGACGAGGTCGCGATCGTGGGCTACGACGACATAGAGGCCGCCCGCTACACCGACCCGCCGCTGACGACCATCCACACGCCGCACGCCGAGCAGGCCGCGGCGATGGTCCGCCTGCTGCTCTCGCTGTTCGACGGAGGTCCCGCCGAACCGATGATCGTGACCACCGATCTGGTCGTGCGGGCCTCCTCGTAGCCCCGTGGACCGTGCCCGCGGAGCCGCCGGGGCGCCGCGGGCACGGGGACGGCCGGTCCCGCGGGCGGGACCGGCCGGTGGTCAGGACACCGTGGACGCCTTGGACGCCGTGGACTCCCGGACGACCAGCTCGGTGGGGAGCATCACCTGTGCCTTCTCCTCCAGGTCGAGGACCATCCGGGCGAGCCTCCGTCCCATCTCGACGGTCGGCTGTCTGACCGTGGTGAGCGGGGGCTCGGTGTAGGACGCGGCCGGGATGTCGTCGAAGCCGACCACCGCGACGTCGTCGGGAACCCGCCGGCCCGCCTGGCGCAGGGCGGGCAGCGCGCCCAGCGCCATCATGTCGTTGGCCACGAACACCGCGTCGATCTCCGGGTCGTCGGCCAGCAGCTGCCGCATCGCCGACGTCCCCGACTCGCGGGTGAAGTCGCCGACCGCCACGATGGAGCGGCGGTCGGAGTCGCGCAGCACGGCGCGGTAGCCGTTGAGCCGGTCGATCCCGGCGATCATGTCCTGCGGTCCGGCGATGGTGGCGATGCGCCGCCTGCCCCGCTCCATCAGGTGCCGCACCGCGCGCTCGGCGCCGCCGGCGTTGTCCATGTCCACGTACGGCAGGCTGCTGGGCACGGTCGGCCGGCCGCTGCAGACCACCGGC
This region of Streptosporangium sp. NBC_01495 genomic DNA includes:
- a CDS encoding LacI family DNA-binding transcriptional regulator; this translates as MRRPTLEAVAARAGVSRSTVSRVVNGQTTVTADIRDLVMRAVNELGYVPNGAARNLVTQRTNSVALVVSESPNRVFSDDPMFSTVIRSASLELEAVNKQVVLLLAGSPESHARVEHYIAGGHVDGVMLVSSHGADPLPVALTRLRVPVVSYGRPAVPVAMPYVDNDNVDGAATAVRHLLERGRRRIATIAGPLDMIGGQDRLAGYREVLRDSDRRSIIAVGDFTRESGAIAMRQLLADDPEIDAVFAANDLMAIGAMHALRQAGRRIPDEVAIVGYDDIEAARYTDPPLTTIHTPHAEQAAAMVRLLLSLFDGGPAEPMIVTTDLVVRASS
- a CDS encoding carbohydrate ABC transporter permease — translated: MATRAPDRLAAVPPNRPVGPRRRLRRHLVHQLDVKGSPYAYVAPFFLLFSAFGLFPLAYTAWVSLHEWTLLQDEHPFVGLENFRTLLADDYFWNATFNTLSIGVLSTAPQLLLAIWLAHLLNRPLRAQTFFRITLLLPNVTSVVAVVVIFSQLFGRDFGMINWVFSLVGVDGVAWNEGVLSSHFAISTMIMWRWTGYNALIFLAAMQAVPRELYEAATIDGASGMTQLRKITIPMIKPTIIFVVITSTIGAMQILAEPLLFSSYIITGGVDRQYQTLSLFIYENFTKLDFGYASAISWMMFVFIVVVAGINYLLTRRGKGGLA
- a CDS encoding carbohydrate ABC transporter permease — encoded protein: MSAHTAVAAARRSGSAARRLTYLTLTAVAFFSMLPLYYSIVVASRDNAALADVPPPLIPGGNFFANVARVFDTVPFALAMLNSVIVSGSVALAVMFFSTLAGFAFAKLRFRGRNALLLLTVATMMVPTQLGIIPLYMLMVKLEWTGTMYALIVPALVNAFGVFFMTQYLSRALPTELLEAGRVDGCSTWGLFWHVVLPAARPAAAVLGMLTFMSVWNDYFWPLVVLTPEDPTVQVALSTLASGYVNDYVLGLAGTTLGTLPLVIVFALLGKQIIGGIMQGAVKG
- a CDS encoding LacI family DNA-binding transcriptional regulator, which codes for MRARPTLEKVAARAGVSRATASRVVNGSTRVAPQIREAVNRAVEELGYVPNQAARSLVTQRADSIALVFPEPATRVFSDDPTFAGIIRGVSMEIEEADKQLVLMLTGMTGGYQRVERYATNGHVDGVVIASMHGTDPLPGILARRGVPVVCSGRPTVPSSLPYVDMDNAGGAERAVRHLMERGRRRIATIAGPQDMIAGIDRLNGYRAVLRDSDRRSIVAVGDFTRESGTSAMRQLLADDPEIDAVFVANDMMALGALPALRQAGRRVPDDVAVVGFDDIPAASYTEPPLTTVRQPTVEMGRRLARMVLDLEEKAQVMLPTELVVRESTASKASTVS
- a CDS encoding GH1 family beta-glucosidase; this encodes MTVVGTRGATLTEGRADFPTGFVWGAATASYQIEGAVKEDGREPSIWDTFSRTPGKVVGGDTGDVACDHYFRHADDIRLMTELNLAAYRFSVAWPRVQPYGKGPVNTRGLDFYSRLVDRLLEAGITPYATLYHWDLPQALEDAGGWPERDTAHRFEEYAAAVHARLGDRVRNWTTLNEPWVAAFLGYGNGVHAPGRTDAAAAFRAAHHLLLGHGMAARALREGGAEEISLVLNLSPVITPAQVDDPGAETSEADAEAVSRIDTLLVRQFIEPALRGEYPAEFLDIVGRNGGVDHIQAGDLATINQPIELVGINYYNPCVVEASPGEAADAAWPGSEDIRFCPADGVPATAMGWPIVPNGLSRLLVRLSDDYPEVGLIITENGAAFDDVVEDGHVHDTRRTEYLDGHLRAVHAAIADGADVRGYLVWSLLDNFEWAEGYRRRFGIVHVDFATQRRLLKDSALWYRDVIARNGL